TATGGAGCGGTATTTCAGAATGATTTACCAAAGAGCTTATGCAGCTTCAGAAAGACGGATCCGTTACCTGTATGAGATGTCCAGAGAAGAGCTGTATGTTCATTTCAGTACGCTGTATCCCTGGTTTATCCAACGGATTCCACAATATCTTATTGCTTCTTTTTTAAATTTTACTCCGGAATACCTCAGTGAGATCAGAGCAAAATTACGTTCTTAAACCAGTTTAAGATTTTTACAGATTATAAGTCGGAGATTTGTCATGTTATTAAAAGCCAATATCATGACAGACAAAAATGTTCAGTTTCCGCAGTTGTTTTTAAGGATAGCCATTTCTGTGACCATGCTTTCAGCAGTGGCAGACAGATTCGGGTTTTGGGGTAAGGATTCTGCATGGGGAAACTGGTCTAACTTTGAGTCTTATACCAGAAAACTAACCTTTTTTCTTCCTGAAGGCTTAAGTGTATTTTCTGCTTATACCGCAACTTTTTTTGAAATACTTTTTCCCTTGATGCTGCTTTTTGGGTGGAAAACCAGAATTGCAGCTTACGGAACAGGTTTTCTGCTGCTTGTATTTGCCTTGTCAATGTCTCTGGCATTAGGATTTAAAGCTCCTTTGGATTACTCTGTCTGGATAGGTAGCGCTGGAGCCTTTTTATTGGCAGTTCAGTCAAAGTATTCTTTTAGTATAGATCATTTAACCAACAAAAATAAATAATATTATGAGCGCAAGATTAAATATTGCCACAGTAGATTCAGCTGCTTACAAAGCAATGATGGGATTGGAAGGATATCTTCAGACCATTTCATTAAACCACATTCAAAAGGAATTAATTAAGATCAGAGCTTCGCAGATCAATAAATGTGCTTTCTGTCTTGATATGCATACAAAAGATGCTTTGAAATATGGAGAGACGACACAGAGGATCTTCATTCTTGAAGGATGGAGAGAAGCGAAAGATCTTTTCACAGAAGAAGAACAAGTGCTTTTGGCAATGACGGAAGAAATTACCCTGATTAGCCAGAACGGGCTTTCAGAAGAGACTTTCCAAAAGGCAAAGCAGTATTTTGATGATGCACAGATTGCGCAGATCATTATGGCGATTGTAACCATCAATGCATGGAACAGGATTGCAATAAGTACTCATTTACCTGTTGCAAAATAGTTTCTGACTAAAGTTATTGACTAAAAAAAGAGCCTCCAAACTGAAGGCTCTTTCTGTTTATAAAAATTAGAAGAAATATTTTAATAAATAGCAACCGGATTGATATTTACCTGAGTAAAAATTCTACATATAAAGGCTGCCCAAAACAAATGAGAATTCCCAAACTTTATCTTTCACCAATGGATGGCTGTCAATCAGTTCCAGATTGTAAATTCCTTTTTTATCAGCATAAACTGAAAATCAGTAAACCGTCTCATAGGAGAAGTTTACTGATGATATTAGATTAAATTTCGCTTAGCGCTGTATTGATAAAGTTTAATTCATCCTCAGAAAAATCTATTTCCATTGCTTTGGCATTATCAACAGCCTGCTGTGCATTTCTGGCTCCTGCAAGAACTACGGTAATAGCAGGTTGAATTGTAGTCCATCTTAATACCAGCTGTGAAAGGGAAGCTTTTTTTTCCTGAGCAATAGGCTCAATTTTTTCCAGAAAAGCTTTTACTTTATTTAAATCAAACTGAGAGAAATAGCCGTTTCTGTGGTCATTTTCTTTTAATTGATCCTGCTTGAAATACTTACCAGTCAATAGACCTCTTTCCATCGGGCTGTAAACGATAATTCCTGAATTTTGCTCCAAAGAATAAGGAACAAGATCATTTTCAATAGCACGGTTCAGCATGCTGTAAGACACCTGGTTGCTCGCTAAATGCAGCGTTCTGTTACCCTCCTGCATCTGTGGAACGGTATAGTTGCTGACTCCTGCTGCACGGACTTTTCCCTGTTGGATCAGAAGTTCCATGGCTTCCATTGTTTCGCAGATCGGTGTGGTGTTGTCCGGCCAGTGAAGTTGTAAAAGGTCGATATAATCTGTTCCGAGTCTTTTTAAACTTTCTTCCACTTCTTTGATCACATTAGCCTTTGATGCATATTTGTAAACCGGAAGTGTTTTGCCTTCATCATCAGCATCGAAGAAAAACTCACCTTTCCCATTGTTGCTGCCGTCCCATACCAAACCGAATTTGGTTAATAACTGAATTTTTGAACGGTCTTTTCCTTTAATTGCTTCTCCGATCATCTCTTCACTGAGTCCGAAACCATAAAAAGGTGCCGTGTCGATAGAAGTTACGCCATGATCCAAAGAGGCATGAATTGAATTGATGGAATCTTGTTTTTCATTGCCGCCCCACATATTTCCTCCGATAGCAAAGGCTCCGTGAGTAATTGCAGACAGTTCCAGTTCCGTATTTCCTAATTTTCTGTATTCCATTTTTTGATTTATATTTAAACTTAAAATCACATAAGTTTTCGTTGTTCTTTAAACCATCCCGCCAAAATTTCTTGAATTTTAGCTATCTTCGGTGGGAGGGGAATTCTCCTCGGTTCAATCATAATAAAAAACCTTGTTTTTTGTATTTTATCTCTCGCAGATTTCTCAGATCATGCAGATTTTATGCTCAGAATTAAATCTTTTGTGATTTTTATGTGGAGCTTGTTAACCACAGATTTCACAGATGTTTACTCATTTTTGTTGAGTCATCGCAAAGACGCAAGTTTTTTTCTAATTCGAATACTTTAAGGTGCCAAGATTTTATCTACGATAAAATTGAATACCGCTTTATTGACTATTGATTAAGTTCCTTTAAAATCGCTTCACCCACGCTTTTTGCAGACTGAGGATTTTGTCCTGTAATCACTCTCTGATCCGATACCACATGGTTCTGCCAAGTTCCTGATTTTTCAAATTTTGCACCTCTTTCTTTCAGCTTATCTTCCAGAAGGAAAGGAACTACATTCGTTAATTTTACTTCAGCTTCTTCCTCATTAGTAAAAGCGTTGATCTTTTTGCCGTCTACCAGATATTTTCCGTTATTCAACTTAATATTAACAAGGCCTGCCGGACCGTGACATACTGCGGCTACAATTCCGCCGTTCTCATAAATTTTTGAAGCGATGGCTGCTAATTCTGTATTGTCTGCAAAATCCCACATCGCACCGTGGCCTCCTGCATAGAAAATAGCAGCATAATTGTTGGTATCTACCTGAGAAGGCTGCAAAGAATGGTCAATTTTATTTTTATATTCTTTATTCTCCCAGAACTCTTTATTTACTGGATCTTTTAAATCAAATCCGTCTACTGGCGGAGTTCCGCCTTTGGGACTTACAAAATCAATTTCATAACCTGCTTTGTGAAGCACTTCCCACGGATGGGAAACTTCGCCCAGATAATATCCGGTGTCTTCACCGGTGTTTCCTTTTTTATCGTGACTGGTCACGACAAATAAAATTTTCTTTTTCATATGTTTCGATTTTTGTTGTTGTGCCTGAACAAATCCTGCAGTCAGCAGAACTATAAATAAAAATGCTAATTTTTTCATGTTAAAGAATATGGGTTGTATAAATTTGTGGTTTTTCCTGCAATTTTTCATCAATGATGGTTCCGAAAGCCTGAATATAAGGTTGCTGGTTATGCTGTGAAAGTCCCTCTTCATTTTTCCATATTTCGTAGAAAACAAACTGGTTTTTGTCTTCAATTCCCTGATGAAGACTGTAAAGTTCACATGCGTCTTCTTTTCTGGTTTCTGTTACCATATTCTGAAGAACCTCCAGTACTTCTGATCTGTGTTCTTCCTTCGCTTTTATAATTGCTGTAAGATAAATTTTCATATTAATTAACTAAATAAATGTTTCGATTGAATTGTATTGAGGTTTCCATCCCAGTTCTGTCCTTGCTTTGTCAGCATTACATAAACTGTTTGATGCAAATCCAAAATATCCGCCTGCAGGACCAAATCTGTTGACTGCTTCCTGTATATTGACAGAAATAGCTGGCTGTAATGCATATTTTTTACTGATGTTTTCTGCAATGTTTTTTATGGTTGAGGAACCGTTTTCTGCATAATAAATTGAGCCTGCTTCCGCTTTCTCCAAGGCCAGAATGTAGAGCTCTGCAATATCTTCAATATGCACATTCGACCAGATATTTTCCCCTTTTCCGAAAAATATGCCATGACCCTTTTCTTTTGAAAAACCGATCAGGGCAGGAAGCTGGATACTTTCTTTTTTTAGGCCTAAGCCTTCTCCGTATACCATTGTGGGTACAATAACAATGCTTCTTATATTCTTTTGGGCCGCCTGAAGGATATAGTCGTTGATGAGAACCCTTGAGGCCATTTCCAACCTCGGATTCAACGGAATATCTTCTGTAAATACAAAGCTGTTTCCTTCGCCGTTTTCCTTACCGCCAAATATGGCAGAACCGGAAGTGAAAATCAGGGTCTTGCCACTGCCTTCCATTATAGTGACGAAACTATCTGCCGCATAAGCATCATCGGCAGAATCTGCATTGTGTATCACTGCATCAGCTTCAGAAACCGCTGCTCTTAAAACAGTCTCATCATGAATGTTCCCGATAATGGGCTCAATACCCCACGATCTTAGCTCTTCGGCATGGCGGTCATTACGGATCAGCCCCATTACTTTATAATTCTTTTTAAGTAATTTTTCTGCAATGGTACCCCCGATATAGCCGGTAATTCCTGTGATTAATATTTTTTTCATGATGCCAGTTGAGGTTTTAGTTCCTGTGCAAAAACATGTTCAAGATGCGCTCTGTAAAGCTTCATATCACGTTCGATATTGGCATTTTTCTCCACATCATGGAAATGAAAACCTTCTATTTTTTCTAAAGAAACAAAGGCGTTCATTTTATGGAATCCAAATAATGGTCCATTATCCACACTCGTTTCATTGAAAAATTCTCCGGGAAGCGTAAAAGCAGTTTCAGGAGCATTCCAGCTTGTAGTTACCATATATTTTCTTCCGCCCAGCATCCCTCCGGTTCCATAATTGATCTCCGGATTTTCTGAAGTTCGCCCGTCACTCATATAAATTCCTTTGGCATGACCGGCTGTGAAAACTTCGTCGATGTACTTTTTAAAACCGTTCGGAAGCTGAAACCACCAGATTGGAGTATGGTAGATAATCAAATCTGCCCAAACAAATTTCTTTACCTCTTCATCCTTATCAAAACCTTCTGAAACCTGTGTTGTTTTTACTTCTACATTTTCAAATTTTTTCAACACTTCTAAAGTGTTTGCAGCAATAGTATCATTATATTTTCCTCCGGAATGTCCGAAATTTTGTCCTCCGTTGATGATCAGTATTTTTTTCATTTTTTATGATTGTTTAAATTTTATGATGCAAAGTTAGCGTGCTGTATTGTATAATAAAAATAGTATAAATTATAGCTAGCTATTATTTTTATAATAGTTTGAATTTTAGTATTTATGTGAAATGTCATATGATGAATGCATCAGATTGTTGGATCTCTCATGTACATTTGTTTACTAAATTGAATATAATGATCCAGATTGCAGTTTTTAGTGATATCCATGGAAACCTTCCTGCCTTAGATGCCGTGCTTGATGATATAGAAAGAAAGGGAATTCAGCAGAAATTCTGCCTTGGAGATCTCATAGATTTTGCTCCATGGGGAAATGGAGTAATTGAAAAGATAAAAACTCTCAATATCCCTTGTCTGATGGGAAATCATGATGAAAGAGTAGCTTTTGATATTTCCGTTGCTCCTTTAGCCAAGCATTCAGAAGAAGAAACTAATGCCAGATTTATAGCTATTGATCATTCCAAAAAACATATTACACAAGAGAATAAGAGATTTTTATCAGCACTTCCTTTTCATTTAAAATTAAATTATAAAATAGGGAAGAGGCATTGGAATATTCAGCTTGTTCATTCAAGTTTGTCCAGTAATGACACCTACCTTTATGAGTCTGAAAATGATGAGGTTTTTGCTGAAATGCTGAAAGAATCCCAATCTGATATTATGGTAATGGGGCACACTCATTTGTCATTTAAAAAATGCTTTGACCATACTAGTTGGGCTGTTAATTGTGGTTCGGTAGGACGTTCCAAGGAAGAGAATCGTCTGGCCTCTTATCTGATCATTACGATGAATGAAGATCAGGTTATTCCTGAAATTATACAAATACCTTATCCACTTGAAGAAACTGTCCGGGGGATTGAAGAAAGCGGAATTCCGGATTATTATGCTGCTTTTCTAAAAAATGAAAAAATATCAGTATTATAATTATTTTGTAATTTTATATCAGAATATTTATAATTAAAGTTATGGTCAATCTAGAATGGTACCGCACTTTTAAAGCGATATACAAAACCGGAACCCTCACGGGCGCAGCAGATTCCCTGTTTATTTCCCAACCGGGCGTAAGTCTGCATTTAAGTTCATTGGAAGCTTATGTAGGCTATAAATTATTTGACAGGACCGGCAGGAAAATGATGCCGACAGAAAGAGGAAAAGTCTTATTCAATGCTGTTTCTGAACCTATTGCAAGATTGGAAGATGTAGAGAAAAACTTCCAGAAATCTACAGAAAAACTGACTCCAACAATTAGTGTGGGCATGTGTTTTGAAACCTTTCAGACCACGTTGGAACAGTACGTTTCTACTTTACCTTTTAACCTGATCATCAGTTTCGGAGAATATCCGGAAATGCTGGATCAGCTGGATAAAGGTATTTTAGACCTGATTATTACTCCCAAAAAAGGAATTTCGCCCAATATTGAACACGAAGCATTTTCTTCTGAACAGATTATTCTGGTAGGCGGAAAAGATATCGACACCGATAGCTTTCAGGAAACCCTTAAAATCAAAGGTGTTGAACACGCTGAAAATTGGTTGAAGCAGGAAAAATGGTACGGAACAACAGGTGATATGGAACATCTCTTTCAGTTCTGGATCATGAATTTCGGGCATAAACCGAATTTCCGCCCGAATTATATTGTTCCCAATTTAAATTCAATTATCCGTTGCCTGAAAGGCGGAACCGGACTGGCTGTGGTTCCCCATTTTCTATGCAAAAATGAAATAGAAAACGGAGAGATCAAGCTGATCTGGGAGGGTGAAAAAAAGCTGGAAAATATCCTGTATTTCGGATGCAGAAAAAAAACAAGTTATCAGTCTGAAATCGATCATATTAAAGGATTATTCAGAAAGGTCATGGGCCAAAATGAGCATGTCGTGCATCTGTAAACCGTTTTCGTAAATAGGGAATGGGTAGTTGTCTATAAAAAAATCTTTACGCATTCCTTTTTTTAAGAAACCGTTCTTTTCATAGAATTTAATCTGCTGGAATCCGGTGTCTGATGTTCCTACAGTTAAGGTTTTAAAACCACCTTCTTTGGCTATCTGTTTTGCTTTATCAATCAGAAGACCACCAATTCCCTGGCTCCTGTAGTTTTCAAGAACTGCTATGTTTTTGATCTCCAGTTCTGTGCTGCTGTTTGGGTAAAGTGCCATTACTGCTATATCCAAGAGTTTATCCTGCAAAAGATAGATATCACAGTTAAAAATATATTTGTCGATAGCTTCCACAGTTTCGTCAGCAAGCAGCAGCAAATCATAGGGAATCTCTGATCCGGAATTTATTTTATTGAAATTAAATTTCTCCATTTATAAAGTCATATGAATGATTGGATAGTCTTTTCCCGAACCGTCTTTTTCTGATCTTCCAGTCTGTCTGAAACCCATTTTCTCATAAAACCCAATAGCCTGAGGATTCTGTTCGTTCACATCTACTTTTGTCAGTCCCGTTTTCTCCTTCATAAACTCATATAAAGTTCTCCCAAAACCTTTTCCACGGACATCATTGTGGATAAAAAGCATTTCCAGATTGCCTTCTGCTACGGCTGCAAAACCTTCTGCCTGATCATTTTCTGTAATCAGATAAACTTCCAGATGAGGGAGATAATCCCTGGGAATTACTTCTTGGAAATAATTAAAATCTTCTTCGGTAAGAAAATAATGGGTAGCTTTCACAGCAGATTTCCATATCTCCATAATCCTCGGATAGTCTCCTGCTTCTGCCAGTCTGATTGATTGCATTATTTTTGATTTAATGCAAAAGTAAGTAATAGAAGCTAGATTTAGAAATTCCAAATTAGGAATCATGATATATTAGAGATTTTGGACTCCATTTCTTTAAGGAGTATATTTTTATACAACAAGATAGAGTGGAGAAGATATTGATAAACACTCTCAAAAATAGTTTAAAAACAGTAAAAATGGTAGGCAGAAATACCGAATTTTTATTGCAAATTTGTTAGACTTTACATTAATATTAAAAATTAAATTAAAGAATTATGCAAAAGAAAACCTACGCAGGGCAACCTGTAGTGACCTTAAATAATGGAATAGATATCCCTGCCTTAGGCTTTGGAGTCTGGCAAATGGAGAATCTGACAGAATGTGAGGAGGCAGTTGTGAAAGCTATCCAAACAGGATACAGAATGATTGATACAGCGGCAATTTACCAAAACGAAACGGCAGTAGGCCAAGGCGTAAAAGATAGTGGTGTAAACAGAGATGAGCTTTTTATCACTTCTAAGGTATGGGTGCAGGATCACGGCTATGAGAAGACAAAAAGTGCATTTCAAAGAACACTGGACAGGCTTCAGATGGATTATCTGGATATGTATCTTGTTCACTGGCCTTACGGTGATTTCTTAGGGACCTGGAAGGCTTTAGAAGATTTGTATAGTGAAGGAAAGATCAAAGCAATTGGTGTCTGCAACTTTACTGTAGAAAAACTTGAAGAATTAAAAGCTAATTCAACGGTTCTTCCGGTGATCAATCAGATCGAGCTTCACCCGGTTTTCCAGCAGAAAGAACTTCAGGTGTATGACAGGGAAAATAATATCATTACCCAACCATGGAGTCCGCTTGGAAACGGAAATGCAGACCTTTTAAACAATTCTGAATTAAAAGCTATTGCCGGAAAATATAAGAAAACAGTGGCTCAGGTTATTCTAAGATGGCACCTTCAGGAAGGGTTTGTAGTGATTCCAAAGTCTATAACTCCTTCCAGAATTGAAGAAAACTTTAATGTTTTTGATTTTGAACTGACTGAAGATGAAATGAATATTGTCCGTTCTTTAGATACAGGAAAAAGACTGTTCTTTGATCCGAAAGATCCTGAGTGGGAAGAAAAGATGCTGAAATCCGTAGCGGATATTTAATATAAATATTTCCCTATTTCTCCCGCAGATCAAACCGGTCACAGATTAAATATAACGGTCTGCTGAATCAGTTTAATCTGTGGGATTTTTTTATAACAATTAATGGCTGTGAATAATATCATGTTGTATAAAACGAATGGATGACCAGATTTTTGTAAATTTTAAATAAAATAATTCCTATGTTTTGGCCGGACACAATCAGTAAAAGATTAAATATCAGATACCCTGTAATTCAGGCCCCGATGTTTGGGGTAAGTACACCGCAGATGACTGCTGCCGCTGCAAAAGCCGGATGTCTCGGGTCACTGGCATTAGCAGACCTTTCGGCAGCTCAATCTGCAGAGCTCATCAGAGAGACCAGAAAACTCACAGATCAGCCATTTGCTGTCAATATTTTTGTTCATCGTATTCATGAGCAAACAGATTCTTTGAAAGAAAAATTTGCTAAAACCAAACAGTTTATTACCCAACTTGCAAAAGAAAATAACATAGAAGTTCAGCTTCCTGATCTAGAAGAGATCAAGGTGAACGGTTACCATGATCAGTTAGATACAATTATTGAAGAAGGTTGTAAAATTCTGAGTTTTACTTTCGGAAACCTAGATGATAAAAGCATTCAGAAGCTAAAAGAGAACGGAATAACACTTATCGGAACCTGTACTTCTCTAGAAGAAGCATTAATCCTGGAGAAATCGGGAATTGATATCATCTGCGTGCAGGGAATTGAAGCCGGAGGTCACAGAGGAACTTTTGACGCCGATGTTATTCCTGAGATCGGGGGGATATCCCTATTTTCTAACGTTTATGATCATCTTAAAGTTCCGCTGATTTATGCAGGCGGTATTTACAATGGAAAAACTCTAAGAGCGGCAAAAGAGCTTGGAGCACAGGGATTCCAGGTCGGAAGTATGTTACTGGCATCACAGGAAAGCGCTTTACAGCCGTTTGAAAAAGAAAGACTGAAAAATGTAACAGAAAAGGATATTGTCCTCACAAAAAGCTTTTCGGGAAGGTATGCGAGAGGAATTAAAAATAAATATATCGAAACTCTTGAAAACTCATCCTATATTCTGCCTTATCCTTATCAGAATAAACTGACGAATGAATTGCGCAGGGTCTCAAAAACATTGAATAATCCTGATTTTGTAGGTATTTGGACAGGGCAGTCAATTCACGATTACAGTGAACTTTCTACAGAGGATATCCTGAAAAATTTGATTCAAAGTGTTGAAATCAGATCAATATAGATTTCTAAGAAATGAAAAAAAACAAAATCCTTTCATAAGCATGAAAGGATTTCTTTGTTATATAAAATAAATAATTTACTTAGTCAGATCCAGTCCACCGAAATTACCTGAACTCATCATCAGGAAAACACCGTCTGTTTTATCCAGAGTTTCCCAGTATGCATGAAGATCTTCAGCATTGGTGAATACTCTCAACTTATCATTTTTGAATTTTTCTTTAATGAATTCCGGGGAAATAGGTTCCATTCTTTTGATCTTTAAGGCATCTTCAGAATAAAAAACAACTGCCTCATCCAATCCGTCCATTGCATGATCGTACTGCTCTAAGAACAATGGATTTAAGCTTGAATAGGTATGAAGTTCAAGAAATCCGTATTTTTTTTCCTGTTTGAACTGTTCACAGAAAGCCTTTACTGCAGCTTTCACCTTGCTCGGTGCA
The Chryseobacterium sp. W4I1 DNA segment above includes these coding regions:
- a CDS encoding DoxX family protein, coding for MTDKNVQFPQLFLRIAISVTMLSAVADRFGFWGKDSAWGNWSNFESYTRKLTFFLPEGLSVFSAYTATFFEILFPLMLLFGWKTRIAAYGTGFLLLVFALSMSLALGFKAPLDYSVWIGSAGAFLLAVQSKYSFSIDHLTNKNK
- a CDS encoding carboxymuconolactone decarboxylase family protein; the protein is MSARLNIATVDSAAYKAMMGLEGYLQTISLNHIQKELIKIRASQINKCAFCLDMHTKDALKYGETTQRIFILEGWREAKDLFTEEEQVLLAMTEEITLISQNGLSEETFQKAKQYFDDAQIAQIIMAIVTINAWNRIAISTHLPVAK
- a CDS encoding aldo/keto reductase codes for the protein MEYRKLGNTELELSAITHGAFAIGGNMWGGNEKQDSINSIHASLDHGVTSIDTAPFYGFGLSEEMIGEAIKGKDRSKIQLLTKFGLVWDGSNNGKGEFFFDADDEGKTLPVYKYASKANVIKEVEESLKRLGTDYIDLLQLHWPDNTTPICETMEAMELLIQQGKVRAAGVSNYTVPQMQEGNRTLHLASNQVSYSMLNRAIENDLVPYSLEQNSGIIVYSPMERGLLTGKYFKQDQLKENDHRNGYFSQFDLNKVKAFLEKIEPIAQEKKASLSQLVLRWTTIQPAITVVLAGARNAQQAVDNAKAMEIDFSEDELNFINTALSEI
- a CDS encoding type 1 glutamine amidotransferase domain-containing protein, which translates into the protein MKKKILFVVTSHDKKGNTGEDTGYYLGEVSHPWEVLHKAGYEIDFVSPKGGTPPVDGFDLKDPVNKEFWENKEYKNKIDHSLQPSQVDTNNYAAIFYAGGHGAMWDFADNTELAAIASKIYENGGIVAAVCHGPAGLVNIKLNNGKYLVDGKKINAFTNEEEAEVKLTNVVPFLLEDKLKERGAKFEKSGTWQNHVVSDQRVITGQNPQSAKSVGEAILKELNQ
- a CDS encoding putative quinol monooxygenase gives rise to the protein MKIYLTAIIKAKEEHRSEVLEVLQNMVTETRKEDACELYSLHQGIEDKNQFVFYEIWKNEEGLSQHNQQPYIQAFGTIIDEKLQEKPQIYTTHIL
- a CDS encoding NAD-dependent epimerase/dehydratase family protein — its product is MKKILITGITGYIGGTIAEKLLKKNYKVMGLIRNDRHAEELRSWGIEPIIGNIHDETVLRAAVSEADAVIHNADSADDAYAADSFVTIMEGSGKTLIFTSGSAIFGGKENGEGNSFVFTEDIPLNPRLEMASRVLINDYILQAAQKNIRSIVIVPTMVYGEGLGLKKESIQLPALIGFSKEKGHGIFFGKGENIWSNVHIEDIAELYILALEKAEAGSIYYAENGSSTIKNIAENISKKYALQPAISVNIQEAVNRFGPAGGYFGFASNSLCNADKARTELGWKPQYNSIETFI
- a CDS encoding NAD(P)H-dependent oxidoreductase, encoding MKKILIINGGQNFGHSGGKYNDTIAANTLEVLKKFENVEVKTTQVSEGFDKDEEVKKFVWADLIIYHTPIWWFQLPNGFKKYIDEVFTAGHAKGIYMSDGRTSENPEINYGTGGMLGGRKYMVTTSWNAPETAFTLPGEFFNETSVDNGPLFGFHKMNAFVSLEKIEGFHFHDVEKNANIERDMKLYRAHLEHVFAQELKPQLAS
- a CDS encoding metallophosphoesterase, yielding MIQIAVFSDIHGNLPALDAVLDDIERKGIQQKFCLGDLIDFAPWGNGVIEKIKTLNIPCLMGNHDERVAFDISVAPLAKHSEEETNARFIAIDHSKKHITQENKRFLSALPFHLKLNYKIGKRHWNIQLVHSSLSSNDTYLYESENDEVFAEMLKESQSDIMVMGHTHLSFKKCFDHTSWAVNCGSVGRSKEENRLASYLIITMNEDQVIPEIIQIPYPLEETVRGIEESGIPDYYAAFLKNEKISVL
- a CDS encoding LysR family transcriptional regulator, which produces MVNLEWYRTFKAIYKTGTLTGAADSLFISQPGVSLHLSSLEAYVGYKLFDRTGRKMMPTERGKVLFNAVSEPIARLEDVEKNFQKSTEKLTPTISVGMCFETFQTTLEQYVSTLPFNLIISFGEYPEMLDQLDKGILDLIITPKKGISPNIEHEAFSSEQIILVGGKDIDTDSFQETLKIKGVEHAENWLKQEKWYGTTGDMEHLFQFWIMNFGHKPNFRPNYIVPNLNSIIRCLKGGTGLAVVPHFLCKNEIENGEIKLIWEGEKKLENILYFGCRKKTSYQSEIDHIKGLFRKVMGQNEHVVHL
- a CDS encoding N-acetyltransferase, whose translation is MEKFNFNKINSGSEIPYDLLLLADETVEAIDKYIFNCDIYLLQDKLLDIAVMALYPNSSTELEIKNIAVLENYRSQGIGGLLIDKAKQIAKEGGFKTLTVGTSDTGFQQIKFYEKNGFLKKGMRKDFFIDNYPFPIYENGLQMHDMLILAHDLSE
- a CDS encoding GNAT family N-acetyltransferase — translated: MQSIRLAEAGDYPRIMEIWKSAVKATHYFLTEEDFNYFQEVIPRDYLPHLEVYLITENDQAEGFAAVAEGNLEMLFIHNDVRGKGFGRTLYEFMKEKTGLTKVDVNEQNPQAIGFYEKMGFRQTGRSEKDGSGKDYPIIHMTL
- a CDS encoding aldo/keto reductase yields the protein MQKKTYAGQPVVTLNNGIDIPALGFGVWQMENLTECEEAVVKAIQTGYRMIDTAAIYQNETAVGQGVKDSGVNRDELFITSKVWVQDHGYEKTKSAFQRTLDRLQMDYLDMYLVHWPYGDFLGTWKALEDLYSEGKIKAIGVCNFTVEKLEELKANSTVLPVINQIELHPVFQQKELQVYDRENNIITQPWSPLGNGNADLLNNSELKAIAGKYKKTVAQVILRWHLQEGFVVIPKSITPSRIEENFNVFDFELTEDEMNIVRSLDTGKRLFFDPKDPEWEEKMLKSVADI
- a CDS encoding nitronate monooxygenase family protein is translated as MFWPDTISKRLNIRYPVIQAPMFGVSTPQMTAAAAKAGCLGSLALADLSAAQSAELIRETRKLTDQPFAVNIFVHRIHEQTDSLKEKFAKTKQFITQLAKENNIEVQLPDLEEIKVNGYHDQLDTIIEEGCKILSFTFGNLDDKSIQKLKENGITLIGTCTSLEEALILEKSGIDIICVQGIEAGGHRGTFDADVIPEIGGISLFSNVYDHLKVPLIYAGGIYNGKTLRAAKELGAQGFQVGSMLLASQESALQPFEKERLKNVTEKDIVLTKSFSGRYARGIKNKYIETLENSSYILPYPYQNKLTNELRRVSKTLNNPDFVGIWTGQSIHDYSELSTEDILKNLIQSVEIRSI